GTAGAAATTTTTGGAGATGAAGGAAAATATTGGGAGGACAGGAAATACAGCCTGGTTTATGGGAATGCCATGGTCCAGAAATACTTCGAAAAGGATACGCTTTATATGATTGCGGACACCCTGATCTCCCAGGATAGCGAAAATGCGGATGAGCGGTTCCTATTGGCCTACAATAGGGTCAAAATGATCAAATCTGACCTTTACGGTATCACTGACTCTTTGGCTTATATTTATTCTGATTCTACCATTTTCCTTTACAAAGATCCGGTCATATGGAATGATAAAAGTCAGATTACAGCAGACAGTGTACGCTTTTTGATCGCTAATGAGGAAATCGACAGGGTTTACCTTAATAGAAGGGCCTTCAACATCACCAAAGACACCCTAGGCAACTTCAATCAGATCAAAGGGCGTAAAATGACCGGTTACTTTTCAGAAGGTCAGATCAGCAGGTTTCATGTGGAAGGAAATGGTGAATCCATTTATTTTGACATTGTCGGGGATTCCGTGTTGAGGGGCATGAACAAAATGCTCTGCGCGAACATCATGATGTTTTTTGAAGACGGGAATATCAAAAGGATCAATTGGTTGGTCAAACCGGAAGGGGCTTTCAATCCACCCCACATGATCAAAGAAGAAGACAAAAAACTGGAAGGCTTCGTCTGGAGAGAAGATGAAAAACCCAACATGGAGCAGATTTTTGCCTGGCGTACACCCAAGAGAAGGGAAGAAGATCAAAAAAATCTTTTTGAGCAACCGTTAATCAACATTCCCTTCCCAGATGAGGAAGAAATACAAAAATCTATACAGGAAAAGTTAAATTCTCAAGAAGAAAAGAATACATCCCGCCGATA
This Cecembia calidifontis DNA region includes the following protein-coding sequences:
- a CDS encoding OstA-like protein; protein product: MIKKNTFFLLSLCLLFISGAMAQQSNMLEIQQADLLQGASGFERLLNNVRMKHQNSLIYCDSAHFYRAENRAQLYGRVRIVDTNDPVVTTSNYAEYDGFTKIAKLRNNVVFKNQETTLYTDFLDYNRETGIASYFNNGKVVDSTNVLTSINATYDTRIERITFTDDVILVNPDYTMKTNFLIYMTVPKTAETVGLTNIVSAEGDKLNAQKGSFYDTERKQFRFYEGDVETETSKVYAEILFYDELAKYYEGRINVSLFNKERQVEIFGDEGKYWEDRKYSLVYGNAMVQKYFEKDTLYMIADTLISQDSENADERFLLAYNRVKMIKSDLYGITDSLAYIYSDSTIFLYKDPVIWNDKSQITADSVRFLIANEEIDRVYLNRRAFNITKDTLGNFNQIKGRKMTGYFSEGQISRFHVEGNGESIYFDIVGDSVLRGMNKMLCANIMMFFEDGNIKRINWLVKPEGAFNPPHMIKEEDKKLEGFVWREDEKPNMEQIFAWRTPKRREEDQKNLFEQPLINIPFPDEEEIQKSIQEKLNSQEEKNTSRR